A genome region from Blochmannia endosymbiont of Polyrhachis (Hedomyrma) turneri includes the following:
- the rplA gene encoding 50S ribosomal protein L1 produces the protein MIKLSKRMSIMYSAVDAGKQYDILEGISLLKELSTVHFIESLDVVICLGIDPKKSEQNIRGSIFLPHGTGRDVCVIVFTQGTNVILAKNAGADFVGLDDLVNYVTNRKNKFDVVLATPDVMNTVVQLGPVLGPRGLMPNPKFGTVSHDIAEAVRRSKIGQIRYKNDKYGTIHASIGMISFSSDKLKENLVALIMDVKKNKPIKSKGVFFKKIMVSSSMGVALSINQNSLFL, from the coding sequence ATGATTAAATTAAGTAAACGTATGTCTATTATGTATAGTGCAGTGGATGCAGGTAAGCAGTATGATATTTTGGAGGGAATATCTTTGTTAAAAGAGTTATCTACTGTACATTTTATTGAGAGTCTTGATGTTGTTATATGTTTGGGTATTGATCCAAAAAAATCTGAACAAAATATTCGTGGTAGTATATTTTTACCACATGGTACTGGTCGTGATGTTTGTGTTATTGTGTTTACGCAAGGAACTAATGTGATTTTAGCGAAGAATGCCGGTGCAGATTTTGTTGGTTTAGATGATTTAGTGAATTATGTTACTAATCGGAAAAATAAATTTGATGTTGTGCTTGCGACTCCTGATGTTATGAATACAGTTGTTCAGTTAGGGCCTGTGTTAGGTCCTCGTGGTTTGATGCCTAATCCGAAATTTGGTACTGTTTCTCATGATATTGCAGAAGCGGTTAGAAGAAGTAAGATAGGTCAAATTCGATATAAGAATGATAAGTATGGTACTATTCATGCCAGCATTGGAATGATTTCTTTTAGTTCTGATAAACTGAAAGAGAATTTAGTGGCTTTAATTATGGATGTAAAGAAAAATAAACCTATAAAATCTAAAGGTGTGTTTTTTAAGAAAATAATGGTTTCTAGTAGTATGGGCGTTGCTTTATCTATTAATCAGAATAGTTTATTTCTATGA
- the rpsL gene encoding 30S ribosomal protein S12 — MTTINQLVHNPRSVKAIKSNVPALGRCPQKRGVCIRVYTTTPKKPNSALRKVCRVRLTNGFEVTSYIGGEGHNLQEHAIVLIRGGRVKDLPGVRYHVVRGALDCSGVQGRKKGRSKYGVKRLKD, encoded by the coding sequence ATGACGACAATCAATCAACTTGTTCATAATCCACGAAGTGTGAAAGCGATTAAAAGTAATGTCCCAGCATTGGGAAGATGCCCCCAAAAAAGAGGGGTATGTATTAGAGTCTACACTACCACGCCAAAAAAGCCAAATTCTGCTTTGCGTAAAGTGTGTCGTGTTCGTTTGACGAATGGTTTTGAAGTGACATCCTATATTGGTGGTGAAGGTCATAATTTGCAAGAGCATGCTATAGTTTTAATTCGTGGGGGGCGTGTAAAGGATTTACCGGGTGTTCGTTATCATGTTGTACGTGGTGCATTAGATTGTTCTGGTGTACAAGGTAGAAAGAAAGGACGTTCGAAGTATGGAGTGAAACGTTTAAAGGATTAA
- the secE gene encoding preprotein translocase subunit SecE, with the protein MVLCFALFLFGGCKIKKICGGRYCFYIDTIKWLSALTLLILAVIGSYLYRDWGLFYRIIVDVCVVLVAGYLVLLTNRGGLLVVFFRESYSEVRKVIWPTFRESVYTTAIVIIATILVSLILWSLDGLLVRIVSFGLRL; encoded by the coding sequence ATGGTGTTGTGTTTCGCTTTATTTTTGTTTGGAGGTTGTAAGATTAAGAAGATTTGTGGTGGTAGATATTGTTTTTATATAGACACGATTAAGTGGTTGAGTGCGCTAACACTACTCATATTAGCTGTTATTGGTAGCTATCTTTATCGTGATTGGGGTTTGTTTTATCGAATAATAGTTGATGTATGTGTTGTTTTAGTTGCTGGTTATTTAGTGTTATTAACGAATCGTGGTGGGTTATTGGTTGTTTTTTTTCGAGAGTCATATTCAGAAGTACGTAAAGTAATTTGGCCGACTTTTCGTGAGAGTGTATATACTACTGCTATTGTTATTATTGCTACGATTCTTGTTTCTTTGATTTTGTGGAGTCTGGATGGTCTTTTGGTGCGTATAGTATCGTTTGGTTTGAGGTTATAA
- the nusG gene encoding transcription termination/antitermination protein NusG yields MSEAVLKQRWYVIQAFSGFESRVASSLREYIKLHKMGDYFGEIMIPTEEVVEMRAGQRRKSERKFFPGYVLVQMVMNDASWHLVRSVPRVLGFVGGTSDKPAPIGDKEVNAIIYRLQQIGDKPRPKILFEPGELIRVSDGPFSDFHATVEEVDYEKSRLKVSVSIFGRATPVDLDFCQVEKC; encoded by the coding sequence ATGTCTGAAGCAGTGTTGAAACAGCGTTGGTATGTTATTCAAGCATTTTCTGGTTTTGAGAGTCGGGTAGCATCTTCGTTACGAGAATATATAAAGTTGCATAAAATGGGAGATTATTTTGGTGAAATAATGATTCCTACTGAAGAAGTTGTTGAGATGCGTGCTGGGCAGCGAAGAAAGAGTGAGCGGAAATTTTTTCCTGGTTATGTTCTTGTGCAGATGGTGATGAATGATGCAAGTTGGCATTTAGTTCGTAGTGTGCCCCGTGTGTTGGGTTTTGTGGGTGGTACCTCCGATAAGCCAGCTCCAATTGGGGATAAAGAAGTGAATGCTATTATATATCGTTTGCAACAAATTGGTGATAAGCCTCGACCTAAAATATTATTTGAGCCTGGTGAGCTTATTCGTGTTAGTGATGGCCCGTTTTCTGATTTTCATGCGACGGTAGAAGAGGTGGATTATGAAAAAAGTCGTTTGAAGGTGTCTGTTTCTATTTTTGGTCGTGCTACTCCAGTGGATTTAGATTTTTGTCAAGTTGAAAAATGTTAA
- the tuf gene encoding elongation factor Tu, translating to MSKEKFQRIKPHLNVGTIGHVDHGKTTLTAAITSVLSKIYGGSPRAFDQIDNAPEEKARGITINTSHVEYDTSGRHYAHVDCPGHADYVKNMITGAAQMDGAILVVAATDGPMPQTREHILLARQVGVPYIVAFMNKCDMVDDSELLELVEIEIRELLSQYDFPGDDTPIIRGSALKALESDSHWTPKILELAEVLDHYIPEPKRAVDQPFLLPIEDVFSISGRGTVVTGRVERGIIKVGEEIEIVGIRETVKTICTGVEMFRKLLDEGRAGENIGVLLRGVKRDDVERGQVLAAPGSIKPHSCFEAEVYVLNKEEGGRHTPFFNGYRPQFYFRTTDVTGTIELPKDVDMVIPGDNVKMLVNLIAPVAMDDGLRFAVREGGRTVGAGIVVKVVS from the coding sequence GTGTCTAAAGAAAAGTTTCAACGTATAAAACCGCATTTGAATGTAGGTACCATTGGTCATGTTGATCATGGCAAGACTACTTTAACTGCTGCTATAACAAGTGTATTATCTAAAATTTATGGTGGTTCACCGCGTGCTTTTGATCAAATTGACAATGCTCCAGAAGAAAAAGCTCGTGGTATTACTATTAATACTTCGCATGTTGAATATGATACTTCTGGTCGTCATTATGCTCATGTGGATTGTCCGGGTCATGCAGATTATGTTAAAAATATGATTACTGGTGCTGCGCAGATGGACGGTGCCATTTTAGTAGTTGCTGCTACTGATGGTCCCATGCCTCAGACTCGGGAGCATATTTTGTTAGCTCGACAGGTAGGTGTGCCATATATTGTTGCATTTATGAATAAGTGTGATATGGTAGACGATTCTGAATTACTTGAATTAGTGGAAATAGAAATTCGTGAATTGTTATCTCAATATGATTTTCCTGGCGATGATACCCCGATCATTCGTGGTTCAGCTTTAAAAGCGTTAGAATCAGATAGTCATTGGACTCCAAAAATTTTGGAATTAGCAGAAGTGTTAGATCATTATATTCCAGAACCCAAGCGTGCTGTGGACCAGCCGTTTTTATTGCCAATTGAGGATGTGTTTTCTATTTCCGGTAGGGGAACGGTGGTTACTGGTCGTGTTGAACGTGGTATAATTAAAGTTGGTGAAGAGATAGAAATTGTTGGCATTAGGGAGACGGTTAAAACCATTTGTACTGGAGTAGAAATGTTTCGTAAGTTGCTGGATGAAGGTCGTGCCGGAGAGAATATTGGTGTTTTGTTACGTGGTGTTAAGCGTGATGATGTGGAGCGCGGTCAAGTGTTGGCTGCCCCAGGATCTATTAAACCTCATAGTTGTTTTGAGGCAGAAGTATATGTTTTAAATAAGGAAGAAGGTGGTCGGCATACGCCGTTTTTTAATGGTTATCGGCCCCAGTTTTATTTTCGTACTACGGATGTTACTGGAACTATTGAATTACCCAAGGATGTGGATATGGTAATACCTGGTGATAATGTTAAAATGTTGGTTAACCTTATAGCTCCTGTTGCTATGGATGATGGTTTACGGTTTGCTGTTCGAGAAGGAGGTCGAACTGTTGGTGCTGGTATTGTGGTGAAGGTGGTTTCATAG
- the rplJ gene encoding 50S ribosomal protein L10, with protein MTLNFKKKQQIISGVRDVIEFAVSAVVASLEGITVNEITGLRDMCRKSGVYVYVVRNTLMRRALIGSVFEGLQNLFFGSNVIAFSSVEIRDCAKIFVQFSKSNPKFKIKGAMFGGILFEESNIVSLSSLPTYKESILNLLYAIKNISIGRLHVALRILSTFKENRIGG; from the coding sequence ATGACATTAAATTTTAAAAAAAAGCAGCAAATTATTTCTGGGGTCAGAGATGTTATAGAATTTGCTGTTTCTGCTGTAGTTGCTTCATTGGAAGGAATTACAGTAAATGAGATTACTGGTTTGCGTGATATGTGTCGAAAAAGTGGTGTTTATGTGTATGTTGTTCGTAATACATTAATGCGGCGTGCTTTGATAGGTAGTGTTTTTGAGGGTTTACAAAATCTTTTTTTTGGGTCTAATGTTATTGCATTTTCCAGTGTGGAAATCCGTGATTGCGCGAAGATTTTTGTACAATTTTCTAAAAGTAATCCAAAATTTAAGATAAAGGGAGCTATGTTTGGTGGAATACTTTTTGAGGAATCCAATATTGTATCATTATCTTCTTTACCGACCTATAAAGAGTCTATTTTAAATTTGCTATATGCTATCAAGAATATTTCTATAGGAAGATTGCATGTTGCACTTCGTATATTGTCTACTTTTAAAGAAAATAGGATAGGTGGTTAG
- the rplK gene encoding 50S ribosomal protein L11, with the protein MVKTVKAYVKLQVPAGVASPSPPVGPALGQQGVNIIEFCKLFNVRTENIEKGLPVPVVITVYSDRSFTFVTKNPPVSVLLKKAVGIESGSSNSKITKSGTITYDQIREIAKVKSSDMTGSDLEAMSRSIIGTAYSMGLIVKRD; encoded by the coding sequence ATGGTTAAGACAGTAAAAGCATATGTTAAGTTACAGGTTCCAGCAGGTGTAGCAAGCCCAAGTCCACCAGTTGGACCTGCGTTAGGGCAACAAGGTGTGAATATTATTGAGTTTTGTAAGTTGTTTAATGTAAGAACGGAGAATATTGAAAAAGGATTACCAGTGCCTGTTGTTATTACTGTCTATTCTGATCGTTCTTTTACATTTGTTACTAAAAACCCACCTGTTTCTGTACTTCTGAAAAAAGCTGTTGGTATTGAATCTGGTTCTAGTAATTCTAAAATAACAAAAAGTGGTACTATTACTTATGATCAAATTCGTGAAATTGCAAAGGTTAAATCCTCAGATATGACAGGTAGTGATTTAGAGGCAATGTCTCGTTCTATTATTGGTACTGCATATTCTATGGGATTAATTGTAAAAAGGGATTAA
- the rpe gene encoding ribulose-phosphate 3-epimerase — protein MNRSLIAASILSANFAVLGEDVSRVISAGADLIHFDVMDNHYVPNLSIGPMVLKSLRQYGISVPVDVHLMVTPVDNLILEFIRAGADFISFHLEASDHVDRSLQLIKDNGCKAGLVFNPSTPCIYLEYVIEKLDMIVLMSVNPGFGGQSFLPIVLNKIKQVRRLISQSECDILLSVDGGIKLGNISCVSNAGADVFVIGSEIFHQLDYRSMIDSLRIALL, from the coding sequence ATGAATCGTTCATTAATTGCTGCTTCGATTTTGTCGGCTAATTTTGCTGTTTTAGGTGAGGATGTTTCTCGGGTTATATCTGCTGGTGCAGATTTGATACATTTTGATGTAATGGATAATCATTATGTTCCTAATTTAAGTATAGGTCCAATGGTGTTAAAATCTTTAAGACAATATGGTATTTCTGTACCTGTTGATGTTCATTTAATGGTAACACCGGTAGATAATTTGATATTAGAGTTCATTCGTGCAGGGGCTGATTTTATTAGTTTTCATTTGGAAGCTAGCGATCATGTTGATCGTTCTTTGCAGTTAATTAAAGATAATGGTTGTAAAGCTGGTTTAGTATTTAATCCATCAACTCCCTGTATTTATTTAGAATATGTAATAGAAAAACTTGATATGATTGTGTTGATGTCAGTTAACCCGGGTTTCGGTGGTCAAAGTTTTCTTCCTATTGTCTTGAATAAAATTAAGCAAGTTCGTCGGTTGATTTCTCAAAGTGAGTGTGATATTTTGTTATCGGTGGATGGTGGTATAAAACTTGGTAACATTTCTTGTGTGTCTAATGCTGGTGCTGATGTTTTTGTGATAGGTTCAGAGATTTTTCATCAATTAGATTATCGATCAATGATTGATAGTTTGCGTATTGCTTTGTTATGA
- the trpS gene encoding tryptophan--tRNA ligase has product MSQAISFSAIQPSGDITIGNYIGALRQWVELQNTHNCIYCIVDLHAVTNYLNVNQLRSRSIDVLALCLACGINPDISTIFMQSHVHEHCQLNWLLNCHAYFGEMCRMTQFKSRMKRNFSNISLGVFNYPILMAADILLYQANYVPIGEDQKQHLELCRSIASRFNSMYSSSVFTIPDAFIPESGSRIMSLLEPTKKMSKSDVNQNNVIALLDDLELVEKKIYAAVTDSDNPPLILYDPVHKPGISNLLEILSVFTGKSVSHLESMFMGKMYVHLKQEVIKELTEFLMILQNRYRVFRQDEKYLFKVLYNGAKKARCLAKKTLKNVYDVVGFIDRNIY; this is encoded by the coding sequence ATGTCTCAAGCTATTTCGTTTAGTGCTATTCAACCCTCAGGAGATATTACAATCGGGAATTATATAGGGGCGTTACGTCAATGGGTAGAATTGCAAAATACTCACAATTGTATTTATTGTATAGTTGATTTACATGCCGTGACAAATTACTTAAATGTTAATCAGTTGCGGTCTCGGTCTATAGATGTCTTAGCATTATGTTTAGCTTGTGGCATAAATCCAGATATTTCTACAATATTTATGCAGTCTCATGTTCATGAGCATTGTCAATTAAATTGGTTGTTAAATTGTCATGCTTATTTTGGTGAAATGTGTCGTATGACTCAATTTAAATCCCGTATGAAACGAAATTTTTCTAATATTAGTTTGGGAGTATTTAATTATCCAATATTAATGGCGGCAGATATTTTATTATATCAAGCTAATTATGTTCCAATAGGGGAAGATCAGAAGCAACATCTTGAGCTATGTCGTAGTATAGCATCTAGATTTAATTCTATGTATAGTTCGTCAGTTTTTACTATACCTGATGCGTTTATTCCTGAAAGTGGTTCTCGTATTATGTCTTTATTAGAGCCAACTAAAAAGATGTCTAAATCTGATGTTAATCAGAATAATGTTATTGCTCTTTTAGATGATCTTGAGTTGGTCGAAAAAAAAATTTATGCTGCAGTTACTGATTCTGATAATCCTCCATTAATATTATATGATCCAGTTCATAAACCAGGGATTTCTAATTTATTAGAAATATTGTCGGTTTTTACTGGTAAGTCTGTTTCACATTTGGAATCTATGTTTATGGGAAAGATGTATGTTCATTTGAAGCAGGAGGTTATAAAGGAGTTAACTGAATTTTTAATGATATTACAAAATCGTTATCGTGTTTTTCGTCAGGATGAGAAATATTTGTTTAAAGTATTATATAATGGCGCGAAAAAGGCACGTTGTCTTGCCAAGAAGACTTTGAAAAATGTGTATGATGTGGTTGGTTTTATTGATCGTAATATTTATTAA
- a CDS encoding anthranilate synthase component II, with protein MNRKILIIDNYDSFTWNLYQCFCYLGAEVEVRRHDVINVLDIERLSPNRLVISPGPGTPHNSGISLSAIYSFYNKIPILGVCLGHQVIAHFFGAKIVHARCIMHGKSSVIHHDRTGVFYRLPQFLKVIRYNSLIVDISTLPSCLRVSAWSVKCNKFDEIMGIRHCDLPIEGVQFHPESVLSEYGCQLLRNFMRL; from the coding sequence ATGAATAGAAAAATTTTAATTATAGATAATTATGATTCTTTTACTTGGAATCTGTATCAGTGTTTTTGTTATTTAGGTGCTGAGGTAGAGGTGCGTAGACATGATGTAATTAATGTATTAGATATTGAACGATTATCACCTAATCGATTAGTAATTTCGCCTGGGCCAGGTACTCCACATAATTCAGGAATTTCGTTGTCAGCAATTTATAGTTTTTATAATAAAATTCCTATTTTAGGTGTTTGTCTAGGACACCAGGTTATTGCCCATTTTTTTGGTGCGAAAATTGTTCATGCTCGTTGTATTATGCATGGGAAATCTTCTGTCATTCATCATGATAGGACAGGAGTGTTTTATCGATTACCTCAATTTTTGAAAGTTATACGGTATAATTCTTTAATTGTAGATATTTCTACTTTGCCATCTTGTTTACGAGTTAGTGCTTGGAGTGTAAAGTGTAATAAGTTTGATGAAATTATGGGAATAAGGCATTGTGATTTACCAATAGAGGGGGTTCAATTTCATCCAGAAAGCGTGTTGAGTGAATATGGGTGTCAATTATTGAGAAATTTTATGAGATTATAA
- the rplL gene encoding 50S ribosomal protein L7/L12, with the protein MSLSKEQILDAVSEMSVMDIVKLISMMEDRFGVSLSSVPSVVPDVVQETVVEEQSEFDVVLSSIGKNKISVIKVVRSNLSLGLKEAKDLVESAPVTIKTGISKDEAIVLKKIMEEAGAVIDIK; encoded by the coding sequence ATGTCTCTTAGTAAAGAACAAATTTTAGATGCAGTGTCTGAAATGTCTGTGATGGATATAGTAAAATTAATTTCTATGATGGAGGACCGATTCGGTGTGTCATTATCCTCTGTACCGTCTGTAGTTCCTGATGTTGTTCAAGAAACTGTAGTGGAGGAGCAGTCAGAGTTTGATGTAGTATTAAGTAGTATTGGTAAAAATAAAATTTCTGTAATTAAAGTAGTACGTTCTAATCTGAGTTTAGGTTTGAAAGAGGCTAAGGATTTGGTTGAATCTGCTCCAGTTACTATTAAAACAGGAATTAGCAAGGATGAAGCGATTGTTTTAAAGAAAATAATGGAAGAGGCAGGGGCTGTTATTGATATTAAATAA
- the rpsG gene encoding 30S ribosomal protein S7 — translation MSRRRIVTQRKTLPDLKFSSEVLAKFINILMVNGKKSVAETIVYTALDILVDRLNNKKLPLDIFEQALNNVRPIVEVKSRRVGGSTYQVPVEVRLVRQNTLAMRWIISAARERKDKSKSMSLKLANELFEAIEGRGSAVKKRDEIHKIAEANKAFAHYRW, via the coding sequence ATGTCTCGCCGACGAATTGTTACGCAAAGAAAAACATTACCTGATTTGAAATTTAGCTCTGAAGTTTTAGCTAAGTTCATTAATATTTTGATGGTAAATGGGAAAAAATCAGTGGCTGAAACGATAGTGTATACGGCGTTGGATATTTTAGTTGATCGGTTGAATAATAAAAAGCTACCTTTAGATATTTTTGAGCAGGCTTTGAATAATGTACGTCCAATTGTTGAGGTTAAATCTAGAAGAGTTGGTGGTTCTACTTATCAAGTCCCTGTGGAGGTTCGTCTTGTTCGGCAAAATACATTAGCCATGAGATGGATTATTAGTGCCGCTAGAGAACGTAAAGATAAGTCTAAGTCAATGTCATTGAAATTAGCAAATGAATTGTTTGAGGCAATAGAGGGTAGAGGGAGTGCTGTGAAAAAGCGGGATGAGATACATAAAATAGCGGAAGCAAATAAGGCTTTTGCGCATTACCGTTGGTGA
- the fusA gene encoding elongation factor G yields the protein MVRVTPIMRYRNIGITAHIDAGKTTTTERILFYTGVNHRMGEVHNGAATMDWMVQEQERGITITSAATTCFWSGMADQFSSHRINIIDTPGHVDFTIEVERSMRVLDGAVMIYCAVGGVQPQSETVWRQASKYKVPCIAFINKMDRTGADYFRVIEQLKTRLCANPVPIQLAIGVESNFIGVVDLIKMQAIYWDDMDQGLTFRYGDIPGNLLQLSNQWRQNLLEYAVESSEELLDRYLSGAELSEQEIKSALRQRVLKNEIILVTCGSAFKNKGVQAMLDAIVDYLPAPNDVVAIKGLSRDGKLFLERHPSDKEPFSALAFKVATDPFVGNLTFFRVYSGVVSAGDSVLNPLKEKRERLGRIVQMHANKREEIKSVYAGDIAAVIGLKDVSTGDTLCDESAPIVLERMEFPEPVISVMVEGKSKVDQERMSLALSRLAQEDPSFRVCVDRESGQTIISGMGELHLEILIDRMHREFNVESNVGKPQVAYRETIRHMVEQEGKFIRQSGGRGQFGHVWLRVEPMEPGGTGYEFVNQIVGGVVPKEYVPAVNKGVQEQMSNGILAGYPIVDIRVSIFDGSYHEVDSSEIAFKIAGSIAFKEAFMKANPVLLEPIMKVEVETPEEYMGDVIADLSRRRGVVNKVGDLISGKVICADVPLSDMFGYATGLRSQTQGRASYSMEFFKYSEVPSNIARCIIESSNIK from the coding sequence ATGGTTAGGGTTACACCTATTATGAGATATCGAAATATTGGTATTACAGCGCACATTGATGCTGGGAAAACTACTACAACTGAACGTATTTTATTCTATACTGGTGTAAATCATAGAATGGGTGAAGTTCATAATGGCGCTGCGACTATGGACTGGATGGTGCAAGAGCAGGAAAGGGGAATTACAATTACTTCTGCAGCTACTACTTGTTTTTGGTCTGGTATGGCCGATCAGTTTTCATCGCATCGAATTAATATTATTGATACTCCTGGTCATGTTGATTTTACTATTGAAGTAGAAAGATCTATGCGGGTATTAGATGGGGCAGTTATGATATATTGCGCAGTAGGTGGTGTGCAACCGCAATCTGAAACTGTATGGCGACAAGCTAGTAAATATAAGGTTCCTTGTATTGCTTTTATCAATAAAATGGATCGTACAGGTGCTGATTATTTTCGTGTGATAGAACAATTGAAGACTCGTTTATGTGCTAATCCTGTTCCAATTCAGTTAGCTATTGGTGTGGAGTCAAATTTTATAGGTGTTGTTGATTTAATTAAAATGCAAGCTATTTATTGGGATGATATGGATCAAGGTTTAACTTTTAGATATGGTGATATACCTGGGAATTTGTTACAATTGTCTAATCAGTGGCGTCAAAATTTGTTAGAGTATGCTGTTGAATCTTCTGAGGAATTGCTTGATCGGTATTTATCTGGAGCAGAATTATCGGAGCAAGAAATTAAATCTGCTTTACGTCAACGTGTTTTAAAGAATGAAATCATATTGGTGACTTGTGGGTCAGCGTTTAAAAACAAGGGTGTGCAAGCTATGCTAGATGCAATTGTTGATTATTTACCAGCACCAAATGATGTTGTGGCCATTAAAGGTCTTTCTCGAGATGGAAAGTTATTTTTAGAGCGTCATCCTAGTGATAAAGAACCGTTTTCAGCATTAGCCTTTAAAGTTGCCACTGATCCTTTTGTTGGAAATCTGACTTTTTTTCGAGTATATTCCGGTGTAGTTAGTGCAGGGGATAGTGTGTTGAATCCTCTTAAAGAAAAACGTGAAAGGCTAGGTCGAATTGTTCAGATGCATGCTAATAAACGTGAGGAAATTAAATCAGTATATGCGGGGGATATTGCTGCTGTTATTGGTTTAAAAGATGTTTCTACCGGTGATACTCTGTGTGATGAGTCTGCTCCTATTGTTCTTGAGCGTATGGAATTTCCTGAACCTGTCATTTCTGTTATGGTTGAAGGTAAAAGCAAGGTAGATCAGGAAAGAATGAGTTTAGCATTATCTCGTTTAGCACAAGAAGATCCTTCGTTTCGTGTTTGTGTTGATCGGGAGTCTGGACAAACTATTATTTCTGGCATGGGTGAGTTGCATTTGGAGATTCTTATTGATCGAATGCATAGAGAATTTAATGTTGAAAGCAATGTTGGTAAACCGCAAGTGGCTTACCGTGAGACCATTCGTCATATGGTGGAGCAGGAAGGTAAATTTATTCGTCAGTCTGGTGGTCGTGGGCAGTTTGGACACGTTTGGTTGCGTGTCGAGCCTATGGAACCAGGAGGTACTGGTTATGAATTTGTGAATCAGATTGTTGGAGGCGTAGTACCAAAAGAATATGTGCCAGCAGTAAATAAAGGCGTCCAGGAACAAATGAGTAATGGTATTTTAGCTGGTTATCCAATTGTTGATATTCGTGTAAGTATTTTTGATGGCTCATACCATGAAGTGGATTCGTCTGAGATAGCTTTTAAAATTGCGGGGTCAATAGCTTTCAAGGAAGCTTTTATGAAGGCTAATCCAGTTTTATTGGAGCCAATTATGAAGGTAGAAGTAGAAACTCCTGAGGAATATATGGGAGACGTTATTGCTGATTTAAGTCGTCGTCGAGGTGTAGTTAATAAAGTGGGGGATTTGATTAGTGGTAAAGTAATATGTGCGGATGTTCCTTTGTCAGATATGTTTGGTTACGCAACTGGTTTACGGTCACAGACTCAAGGTCGTGCATCTTATTCTATGGAATTTTTTAAATATAGTGAGGTACCGAGCAATATTGCTCGATGTATTATTGAGAGTAGTAATATTAAATGA